A stretch of Henckelia pumila isolate YLH828 chromosome 4, ASM3356847v2, whole genome shotgun sequence DNA encodes these proteins:
- the LOC140865115 gene encoding CMP-sialic acid transporter 1 isoform X1, with protein sequence MQWYVVASVLTILTSSQGILTTLSQSNGGYKYDYATVPFLAEVFKLIVSTVLLWRECQSSPPPKMTTEWKSVRLYPIPSIIYLIHNNVQFATLTYVDTSTYQIMGNLKIVTTGILFRLFLKRKLSNLQWMAIGLLAIGTTTSQVKGCGEASCASLFSSPIQGYLLGLLSACLSALAGVYTEFLMKKNNDSLYWQNMQLYTFGAIFNMARLILDDFRSGFEKGPWWQRLFNGYDITTWLVVLNLGSTGLLVSWLMKYADNIVKVYSTSMAMLLTMVLSVFLFNFKPTVQLYLGIMICMMSLHMYFAPPSMLVDLPLTTKPAPQSLVEVSVDRSTDS encoded by the exons ATGCAGTGGTACGTCGTCGCTTCGGTTCTTACGATTCTTACGAGTTCTCAG GGAATTCTGACGACATTGTCACAGAGTAATGGGGGATATAAATATGATTATGCCACAGTGCCATTTCTTGCTGAAGTTTTCAAG CTTATTGTATCTACTGTACTACTGTGGAGGGAATGCCAGAGTTCACCTCCTCCTAAAATGACCACAGAATGGAAGAGTGTCCGATTATACCCcatcccatcaattatatacCTGATTCACAATAATGTTCAGTTTGCTACATTGACTTATGTTGATACCTCCACATATCAAATAATGGGCAATTTAAAGATTGTGACTACTGGAATTCTATTCAG ACTGTTTTTGAAGAGGAAGCTTTCCAATTTGCAGTGGATGGCGATTGGCCTATTGGCTATCGGAACGACCACAAGTCAG GTAAAGGGCTGCGGAGAAGCTTCTTGTGCTTCTCTCTTTTCGTCACCGATTCAGGGCTATTTGTTGGGCCTATTATCTGCTTGCCTTTCAGCATTGGCTGGTGTCTACACAGAATTTTTGATGAAGAAGAACAACGATAGCTTATACTGGCAAAATATGCAACTATATAC ATTTGGTGCAATATTCAACATGGCAAGGCTCATTTTGGATGATTTCAGAAGTGGATTTGAGAAAGGACCTTGGTGGCAACGCCTTTTCAATGGATACGACATCACAACTTGGTTGGTGGTTTTAAATCTCGGTTCTACTGGGCTTTTAGTTTCGTGGTTAATGAAGTATGCGGACAATATTGTGAAG gTGTACTCTACATCCATGGCCATGTTGCTAACTATGGTACTATCTGTGTTCCTTTTCAACTTCAAGCCAACAGTTCAg CTCTATCTGGGAATTATGATCTGCATGATGTCATTGCACATGTATTTTGCTCCTCCGAGCATGCTTGTTGATTTGCCTTTGACAACAAAACCAGCACCTCAAAGTCTAGTTGAAGTTTCTGTTGATCGTTCTACAGATTCCTGA
- the LOC140865115 gene encoding CMP-sialic acid transporter 1 isoform X2, whose product MQWYVVASVLTILTSSQGILTTLSQSNGGYKYDYATVPFLAEVFKLIVSTVLLWRECQSSPPPKMTTEWKSVRLYPIPSIIYLIHNNVQFATLTYVDTSTYQIMGNLKIVTTGILFRLFLKRKLSNLQWMAIGLLAIGTTTSQVKGCGEASCASLFSSPIQGYLLGLLSACLSALAGVYTEFLMKKNNDSLYWQNMQLYTFGAIFNMARLILDDFRSGFEKGPWWQRLFNGYDITTWLVVLNLGSTGLLVSWLMKYADNIVKLYLGIMICMMSLHMYFAPPSMLVDLPLTTKPAPQSLVEVSVDRSTDS is encoded by the exons ATGCAGTGGTACGTCGTCGCTTCGGTTCTTACGATTCTTACGAGTTCTCAG GGAATTCTGACGACATTGTCACAGAGTAATGGGGGATATAAATATGATTATGCCACAGTGCCATTTCTTGCTGAAGTTTTCAAG CTTATTGTATCTACTGTACTACTGTGGAGGGAATGCCAGAGTTCACCTCCTCCTAAAATGACCACAGAATGGAAGAGTGTCCGATTATACCCcatcccatcaattatatacCTGATTCACAATAATGTTCAGTTTGCTACATTGACTTATGTTGATACCTCCACATATCAAATAATGGGCAATTTAAAGATTGTGACTACTGGAATTCTATTCAG ACTGTTTTTGAAGAGGAAGCTTTCCAATTTGCAGTGGATGGCGATTGGCCTATTGGCTATCGGAACGACCACAAGTCAG GTAAAGGGCTGCGGAGAAGCTTCTTGTGCTTCTCTCTTTTCGTCACCGATTCAGGGCTATTTGTTGGGCCTATTATCTGCTTGCCTTTCAGCATTGGCTGGTGTCTACACAGAATTTTTGATGAAGAAGAACAACGATAGCTTATACTGGCAAAATATGCAACTATATAC ATTTGGTGCAATATTCAACATGGCAAGGCTCATTTTGGATGATTTCAGAAGTGGATTTGAGAAAGGACCTTGGTGGCAACGCCTTTTCAATGGATACGACATCACAACTTGGTTGGTGGTTTTAAATCTCGGTTCTACTGGGCTTTTAGTTTCGTGGTTAATGAAGTATGCGGACAATATTGTGAAG CTCTATCTGGGAATTATGATCTGCATGATGTCATTGCACATGTATTTTGCTCCTCCGAGCATGCTTGTTGATTTGCCTTTGACAACAAAACCAGCACCTCAAAGTCTAGTTGAAGTTTCTGTTGATCGTTCTACAGATTCCTGA
- the LOC140860507 gene encoding uncharacterized protein: MVQELSPKKEKALATTYIESRNLSINKSCGWKFEVVDGDKSFAVDLNEWTCSCKSWQINMLPCKHACVAIKSKSMSLYAFCDRYFHIKMYRQAYKGMINPIPTFDMYETNNDEGSVINAPDIRSQPGRRRTKRIPSQVETRVSKCGRCHKPGHNRRSCKEAIE, translated from the coding sequence ATGGTTCAGGAATTAAGCCCGAAGAAGGAAAAGGCTCTAGCTACCACATATATTGAATCCAGAAACTTGAGTATTAACAAATCATGTGGTTGGAAATTTGAGGTAGTTGATGGTGATAAATCATTTGCGGTTGATTTGAATGAATGGACTTGTTCATGCAAATCTTGGCAGATTAATATGCttccatgcaagcatgcttGTGTAGCTATTAAATCAAAGTCAATGTCGCTATATGCTTTTTGTGATCggtattttcatattaaaatgtATCGTCAAGCATATAAAGGAATGATCAATCCTATACCGACATTTGACATGTATGAGACCAACAATGATGAAGGATCTGTAATCAATGCTCCGGATATACGAAGTCAACCAGGCCGTAGAAGGACTAAGAGGATTCCGTCTCAAGTTGAAACACGTGTGTCAAAGTGTGGTCGTTGTCATAAGCCAGGGCACAACAGACGTAGTTGCAAAGAAGCCATAGAATAG
- the LOC140860508 gene encoding uncharacterized protein translates to MVVKFIRDYEDDRQSRSDNELEEALVQNSLDSWFHCIRGVGQTFKDAAEFRIYMKKYSVAIRRSFFYTKNDRDKIIVVCTEHSCKWRVYASRHKADNLFGIKKCNLQHTCGEDNLSGRGHPRADSAWVADLMKNKLRGEPSYRPCAMVKDVHRDFGVDLEYHKAWKGKELAMHDLHGTDKGCYDKLRWYCCAVRETNPGSVADCEIDVVTNNFKRLFLCFNACAVGFATGCRPMIFLDGTHIKNKYKGSILLAVAKDANDDLFTLAYAVVDAENDSNWEWFCFHLRGVLVLQHIMVFEKFNFFSDRHPGIIKAVKLLFPGSHHA, encoded by the coding sequence ATGGTTGTGAAATTCATAAGGGACTACGAAGATGACAGACAATCCAGAAGTGATAATGAGCTTGAAGAGGCTCTCGTACAAAATTCCCTTGATTCTTGGTTTCATTGCATACGTGGGGTGGGCCAAACATTCAAAGATGCTGCAGAATTTAGAAtttatatgaaaaaatattctGTTGCTATAAGACGCTCATTTTTTTATACCAAAAATGATCGAGATAAGATTATTGTTGTTTGTACTGAACATAGTTGCAAGTGGCGAGTTTATGCATCCAGACATAAGGCAGACAATTTATTTGGGATCAAAAAATGCAATTTACAACACACTTGTGGAGAGGACAATTTATCTGGTAGAGGACATCCAAGAGCTGATTCAGCTTGGGTCGCAGATTTGATGAAGAATAAATTGAGGGGAGAGCCATCTTACCGTCCCTGTGCAATGGTGAAAGATGTACACAGAGATTTTGGAGTAGATTTAGAGTATCACAAGGCTTGGAAGGGCAAAGAATTAGCTATGCATGATCTCCATGGCACAGATAAAGGGTGTTATGACAAATTGAGATGGTATTGTTGTGCAGTTAGAGAAACAAATCCTGGTAGTGTGGCAGATTGTGAGATTGATGTAGTAACCAATAATTTCAAACGGTTATTCCTTTGTTTTAATGCATGTGCAGTTGGTTTTGCTACTGGTTGTAGACCAATGATATTTCTCGATGGAACTCatattaaaaacaaatataaaggTAGTATCCTACTTGCAGTGGCAAAAGATGCCAATGATGATCTTTTTACATTGGCATACGCTGTAGTGGATGCTGAGAATGATTCGAATTGGGAATGGTTTTGTTTTCATTTGAGAGGTGTTCTTGTTTTGCAACATATCATGGTGTTTGAAAAGTTCAATTTTTTCTCAGATAGACATCCCGGTATTATCAAGGCTGTTAAGCTATTATTTCCGGGAAGTCACCATGCGTAG
- the LOC140860375 gene encoding uncharacterized protein, with translation MAEPVVDTSQETEKVEDERYEEKSEENGDENGNLETDSSVFCGLNIVVILSYLSLSAEESSSFEVINEREMGNYDHKLKHGVSRSNVVSRKRELNEFRSVVGKQTSKDHTKIRDSRHCRRL, from the exons ATGGCGGAACCAGTGGTGGATACATCCCAAGAAACAGAAAAGGTTGAAGATGAAAGATATGAAGAGAAGAGTGAAGAGAATGGTGATGAAAATGGGAATCTTGAGACGGATTCATCTGTGTTTTGTGGGCTTAATATCGTCGTGATCCTCTCGTATCTCTCATTATCTGCAGAAGAAAGCTCCAGTTTCGAGGTAATTAACGAAAGGGAAATGGGAAATTACGACCATAAATTGAAGCACGGTGTGAGTCGATCCAACGTTGTTTCGAGGAAGCGAGAATTGAATGAATTCAGAAGCGTTGTTGGAAAACAGACATCCAAGGATCACACGAAGATAAGGGACTCCAG ACACTGCAGAAGATTGTGA